Proteins from a single region of Hordeum vulgare subsp. vulgare chromosome 6H, MorexV3_pseudomolecules_assembly, whole genome shotgun sequence:
- the LOC123405363 gene encoding uncharacterized protein LOC123405363 has protein sequence MDATTGTDQTGKRYWHRVEDNYCRIKPKNCGFLSRSYRSLQGRWDLMKPACARWSAAMDQVRDAPPSGTVESDYETIAGMRYKEMAASKGKPFPFKHAWAILQTFDKWKLRDQETAPKKSAMLRMDDSEDEEKERNLGKPEGTKKGKQRVKMEGEASSLREKMEQMMKAREELTRKTLENKILITEKKKEVKLAQVEAKREEAKHKADMEERMIKLALHEDGVVERIEGGKKRAQENRFLASFVGLPALARSRGCARFGSLGAAESISWLS, from the exons ATGGATGCAACCACCGGCACCGATCAAACCGGTAAAAGGTATTGGCACAGGGTCGAGGACAACTATTGTAGGATCAAGCCGAAGAATTGTGGGTTCCTCTCTCGCAGTTACCGGTCGCTTCAAGGCCGGTGGGATTTGATGAAGCCCGCTTGTGCTCGTTGGAGTGCGGCCATGGACCAAGTGAGGGATGCACCACCTAGTGGAACCGTGGAGAGTGACTAT GAGACAATTGCCGGCATGAGGTACAAGGAGATGGCCGCTTCCAAGGGCAAGCCATTCCcatttaagcatgcttgggcaattcttcaaacctttgacaagtggaagttgagggatcaagagaccgcacccaagaagtcggcaatgcttaggatggatgatagtgaagatgaggagaaggagaggaacttGGGCAAGCCCGAGGGAACCAAGAAGGGCAAGCAAAGGGTGAAGATGGAAGGAGAGGCATCAAGCCTAAGGGAGAAGATGGAGCAAATGATGAAGGCAAGAGAGGAATTGACTAGGAAGACATTAGAGAACAAGATTCTTATcaccgagaagaagaaagaggtcaagcttgcacaagttgaagcaaaaCGTGAAGAAGCAAAGCACAAGGCCGACatggaggagaggatgatcaag CTCGCCCTTCACGAGGACGGGGTGGTAGAACGGATCGAGGGAGGAAAGAAACGGGCTCAGGAAAATCGGTTCCTAGCTTCGTTCGTGGGTCTTCCTGCCCTCGCGAGGAGTCGTGGCTGTGCTCGGTTCGGTTCCCTGGGTGCGGCCGAGTCCATCTCGTGGTTGAGTTGA